From a region of the Vairimorpha necatrix chromosome 4, complete sequence genome:
- a CDS encoding reverse transcriptase, giving the protein MKGKNEEEGAELKIAETTPAAPNNQKTYDINSVSLSTEPGGPKRSNKLDSLMAVLREVEGAKYDWPRKSFQAIISRWNQMPKGGWNKVLEFYCAKFKEKISIVRIKKMAQKALENEAGTLTRVREFKEENTTKRRKTLDEIARVCTIKDVERQNEIDKRFKEMWTKIKDADVCSVQKTRKISSLKANYEIIESLNLVAGNFLLKNKVNNMNDIITCKEIKKSVWKESIEDKINAMEQKKTLFDKCKFEKDKITEEEKKALRKCMRERNLILSKANDVIKMELYLKERILVYKKKIEVYEKRKAYRNENTKFELYRGRYYRDLNAEEKNNHKVGKKEIEDFWSKMWENAKQETLENEEEYLWKYKIEQPSINAFPTEEEFKNIIGWLPNWKAAGPDRVYNFFIKKMSCLHGSLYKVIKKICPESYTEEEWFYRGITYLIPKGQPVEGKDFRHITCMSNLYKLTTKCITYVLQELRKVRGAKEQAMTNNMLNREFNYKIKTAWINVKKAYDSTIEILPSKRNLEIFEGNEKIMEKKARRGILQGDSLSPLLFVLCIDPLSRKLNSIYPKLSIPLGEQAFVTNHLLFIDDLKILAENEEVLKEMIDETRKFFNTVGLEINAEKSATNSIRCKDEGKLLEGHEGYKYLGITESHEGKIMKETKEKILKAILLRIEKLCKTKLNAKHLFKAINEHGISPIKYYIGIIDAEPEEYKIIDDNIGKLLIKYHVHQQPATKERLYLSRAELGLGLQCVEHKENVTAKILIEAQTESLYSDIKIKTNHSKLFRPRDDPLIDIKQAATWLTKGNMSPRENRNLFALQDRNIFLEKRIKCPHCHEYAKTVDHMATQCDRMLSHYYMRRHNEALRCIHLQLCRTYGLSHAKRIRNHSVQECIANEYVEIRADSRIHSSIEIKYNEPDILIVDKLRKEVIVVEVGITSFNNLHAKETEKKHKYDLLANHVASLYKYKPKIIPYVMTWDGIVTNFHPRHGLDTDQEGVFESPMSESQKEVLDLLDEM; this is encoded by the exons atgaagggtaaaaatgaagaagaaGGAGCTGAACTAAAAATAGCTGAAACAACACCAGCAGCACCAAACAACCAAAAAACATACGATATAAACTCAGTATCATTAAGTACAGAACCAGGAGGACCCAAGAGGTCTAACAAGTTGGATTCTCTAATGGCCGTTCTCAGAGAAGTTGAGGGTGCCAAGTATGATTGGCCTAGGAAGTCTTTTCAAGCCATTATAAGTAGATGGAATCAGATGCCAAAGGGAGGATGGAACAAAGTACTAGAGTTCTATTGTGCAAAATTTaaggaaaaaatatctattgttagaataaagaaaatggCGCAAAAAGCACTTGAAAATGAAGCAGGGACGCTTACAAGAGTAAGAGAGTTTAAAGAGGAGAATACAActaaaagaagaaagacTTTGGACGAGATTGCAAGAGTATGCACCATAAAAGATGTAGAGCGACAAAATGAAATagataaaagatttaaagaGATGTGgactaaaattaaagatgCAGACGTTTGCTCTGtacaaaaaacaagaaagatatcttctttaaaagctaattatgaaattatagaatctttaaatttagtGGCtggaaattttttactaaagaATAAAGTCAATAATATGAATGATATT ATAACATGTAAAGAAATCAAGAAAAGTGTTTGGAAAGAAAGTAttgaagataaaataaacgCAATGGAACAAAAGAAAACGCTTTTTGATAAATGTAAGTTTGAGAAAGATAAGATAACTGAGGAAGAGAAAAAAGCCCTAAGAAAATGCATGAGGGAAAGAAACTTAATACTTTCAAAAGCAAATGATGTTATTAAAATGGAATTATACCTTAAGGAGAGGATCTTGGTATACAAGAAGAAGATAGAAGTTTACGAGAAGAGAAAAGCATATAGAAAtgaaaatacaaaatttgaACTTTACCGTGGAAGATACTACCGAGACCTAAATGCAGAGGAGAAGAATAATCATAAAGTTGGGAAAAAAGAGATCGAAGATTTCTGGTCGAAAATGTGGGAAAATGCAAAACAAGAAACACTGGAGAATGAAGAAGAATACCTATGGAAATACAAAATAGAACAGCCCAGCATCAATGCTTTCCCGACAGAAGAagagtttaaaaatataataggATGGCTGCCCAACTGGAAAGCAGCAGGTCCAGATAGAGtctataatttctttataaagaaaatgtcTTGCCTACATGGATCTCTTTACAAAGtaattaagaaaatatgcCCGGAGAGTTATACGGAAGAAGAATGGTTTTACAGAGGAATTACTTATCTGATACCTAAAGGGCAACCAGTGGAAGGAAAAGACTTTAGACACATTACATGTATGTCTAACTTGTACAAACTTACAACAAAATGTATTACATACGTACTCCAGGAACTA AGGAAAGTCCGGGGAGCTAAAGAACAGGCAATGACAAATAACATGCTGAATAgagaatttaattataaaatcaaaacgGCCTGGATAAATGTTAAGAAGGCGTACGACTCA ACAATAGAAATACTGCCCAGCAAGAGGAATctagaaatatttgaagGAAATGAGAAGATCATGGAAAAGAAGGCCAGAAGAGGAATATTACAAGGAGATAGTTTGTCCCCGTTATTGTTTGTGCTGTGTATAGACCCGTTAAGTCGTAAATTGAATAGTATATACCCCAAGTTAAGCATCCCGCTGGGAGAACAAGCATTTGTAACTAACCATTTGTTGTTTATTGACGATCTAAAAATACTTGCGGAAAATGAGGAAGTATTGAAAGAGATGATAGATGAGACaagaaaattctttaatacTGTAGGTCTAGAAATCAACGCGGAAAAATCGGCTACAAATAGTATAAGGTGTAAAGATGAAGGCAAGTTGCTAGAGGGGCATGAGGGGTATAAATATCTGGGCATTACAGAAAGCCACGAAGGTAAGATAATGAAGGAAACaaaggaaaaaatattgaaggCCATCTTATTAAGAATCGAAAAGTTATGTAAGACTAAGCTGAATGCGAAACATTTGTTTAAAGCAATCAATGAACATGGAATAAGCCCAATAAAATACTATATAGGAATAATAGATGCTGAACCAGAAGAATACAAGATCATAGACGACAACATCGGAAAATTATTGATTAAATATCACGTCCATCAACAACCTGCAACTAAAGAAAGATTATATCTCTCCAGAGCCGAACTTGGATTAGGGCTCCAATGCGTAGAACATAAA GAAAACGTAACagctaaaatattaatagagGCACAAACCGAATCTCTTTATAgcgatataaaaataaaaacaaaccaTTCAAAGCTATTTAGACCAAGAGACGATCCACTTATTGATATAAAACAGGCTGCCACATGGCTCACAAAAGGAAATATGAGCCCGAGAGAGAATCGCAATTTATTTGCATTACAGGAccgaaatattttcttagaGAAACGGATAAAATGCCCACACTGCCATGAATATGCAAAGACAGTAGATCATATGGCCACCCAATGTGATCGTATGCTTTCACATTATTACATGAGGCGGCACAATGAGGCACTGCGATGCATCCACCTGCAGTTGTGTAGGACGTATGGTCTATCCCATGCcaaaagaattagaaatcATTCAGTCCAGGAATGTATAGCTAATGAGTATGTTGAGATACGAGCCGACAGTAGGATACATTCAAGTATTGAAATAAAGTATAACGAGCCTGATATACTAATTGTAGACAAGTTGAGGAAAGAAGTGATCGTTGTAGAAGTTGGAATCACAAGTTTTAACAACCTCCATGCAAAAGAAACAGAAAAGAAGCATAAATACGACTTGCTCGCAAATCATGTGGCTTCTCTTTACAAATACAAGCCGAAAATTATTCCTTATGTGATGACGTGGGATGGGATAGTAACTAATTTTCACC CCAGACATGGGCTTGATACAGATCAGGAAGGGGTCTTCGAGAGCCCAATGAGTGAATCTCAGAAGGAAGTCCTAGATCTGCTAGATGAGATGTAA
- a CDS encoding reverse transcriptase, whose translation MKGKNEEEGAELKIAETTPAAPNNQKTYDINSVSLSTEPGGPKRSNKLDSLMAVLREVEGAKYDWPRKSFQAIISRWNQMPKGGWNKVLEFYCAKFKEKISIVRIKKMAQKALENEAGTLTRVREFKEENTTKRRKTLDEIARVCTIKDVERQNEIDKRFKEMWTKIKDADVCSVQKTRKISSLKANYEIIESLNLVAGNFLLKNKVNNMNDIVKII comes from the coding sequence atgaagggtaaaaatgaagaagaaGGAGCTGAACTAAAAATAGCTGAAACAACACCAGCAGCACCAAACAACCAAAAAACATACGATATAAACTCAGTATCATTAAGTACAGAACCAGGAGGACCCAAGAGGTCTAACAAGTTGGATTCTCTAATGGCCGTTCTCAGAGAAGTTGAGGGTGCCAAGTATGATTGGCCTAGGAAGTCTTTTCAAGCCATTATAAGTAGATGGAATCAGATGCCAAAGGGAGGATGGAACAAAGTACTAGAGTTCTATTGTGCAAAATTTaaggaaaaaatatctattgttagaataaagaaaatggCGCAAAAAGCACTTGAAAATGAAGCAGGGACGCTTACAAGAGTAAGAGAGTTTAAAGAGGAGAATACAActaaaagaagaaagacTTTGGACGAGATTGCAAGAGTATGCACCATAAAAGATGTAGAGCGACAAAATGAAATagataaaagatttaaagaGATGTGgactaaaattaaagatgCAGACGTTTGCTCTGtacaaaaaacaagaaagatatcttctttaaaagctaattatgaaattatagaatctttaaatttagtGGCtggaaattttttactaaagaATAAAGTCAATAATATGAATGATATTGTCAAAATTATCTAA
- a CDS encoding DNA polymerase kappa, translated as MNESDEEDLLEKDKIKKISLATLDDEFSENKETKLYKIRNKSYDILQKLDSITPSKIESALQHVKLLKKEMGSKYPALFDADPMIIFCHVDLDSFYASVESLENPEYKTIPLGVGNMNMLATCNYVARKYGIRAGMPGYMAKQLCPTLKIVKCDFQKYNFFSEQVMSVLSIFDEKIEIYGIDEACLTFDVLKFKNSVSKMNMIGFNISLLNKEDKNKIQIKEYSHDRSVYVPMTSTKFNFINIKKLIDNIRHLVFLRTGLTISGGISVTRGLSKYACGINKPNGSFVIDKDFDGHILDLETDKINGIGSATKEFLAKSYKIRTIRELRDNLHFLYLTMPYKSFKNLFYLSYGLSIFDFSDRTNKSRQSVGKNVTFRSTIDHSEICTILWRCCTSLSDKLKMKNIKCNIITLNYKTSNFSSKTKQIKLNKKINEDIEIFNVGYDLLMDSKLLTTNKNILNPIRLLGITCSGFSNDDSNGLSKFLGSVYEKKICPVCKKASLHLNNFLFESHVNSCINAQHTEETKRKSTLDAYIKKKNRE; from the coding sequence ATGAATGAATCTGACGAAGAAGATTTACTAGAAAAggacaaaattaaaaagatatcATTAGCAACGCTAGACGATGAATTTAGTGAAAATAAAGAGACGAAGTTGTATAAAATACGAAATAAAtcttatgatattttacaaaaactTGATTCCATTACACCTTCCAAAATAGAATCAGCACTTCAACATGTTAAGTTACTCAAAAAAGAGATGGGCTCAAAATATCCAGCTTTGTTTGATGCAGACCCCATGATCATATTTTGTCATGTAGATCTTGATTCATTTTACGCTAGTGTGGAATCATTGGAAAATCCCGAATATAAGACAATACCTTTAGGCGTTGGTAATATGAACATGCTCGCTACTTGTAATTATGTAGCAAGAAAATATGGTATAAGGGCTGGTATGCCAGGATACATGGCAAAACAATTATGTCCAACTCTTAAGATAGTTAAATGtgattttcaaaaatataattttttcagtGAACAAGTTATGAGTGTATTGTCAATTTTTgatgaaaaaattgaaatttatgGAATTGATGAGGCATGTTTGACATTTGATgtattgaaatttaaaaattcggTATCTAAAATGAACATGATAGggtttaatatttcattattaaacaaagaagataaaaacaaaattcaAATCAAAGAATACTCTCATGACCGTTCTGTTTATGTGCCAATGACATCTACgaagtttaattttataaacataaaaaaattaatagaCAATATTAGGcatttagtatttttacGTACTGGTCTTACAATATCGGGGGGAATTTCTGTGACAAGGGGATTGAGTAAATATGCATGTGGAATAAATAAGCCCAATGGATCTTTTGTAATTGATAAAGATTTTGATGGTCATATTTTGGATTTAGAAActgataaaattaatggTATCGGTTCTGCCACTAAAGAATTTCTTGCAAAGtcttataaaattagaacTATAAGGGAACTTAGAGATAACCTACATTTTCTATATCTAACTATGCCttataaatcatttaaaaatttgttttatttatcatatgGTCTTtctatatttgattttagtGATAGAACAAATAAGTCAAGACAATCTGTCGGTAAAAATGTGACATTTAGATCCACTATTGATCATTCTGAAATCTGTACAATTCTATGGCGTTGTTGCACTTCGTTAAGTGATAAACtcaaaatgaaaaatataaaatgtaatataataacactaaattataaaacgTCTAATTTTAGTAGTAAAACTAAACAGATTAAATTAAACAAGAAGATCAATGAAgatattgaaatttttaatgttggTTACGATTTATTAATGGACAGTAAGCTTTTAAcaactaataaaaatattcttaatCCTATTAGACTCTTGGGCATAACTTGTAGTGGTTTTTCAAATGATGATAGCAACGGACTGTCTAAGTTCCTCGGATCTGTATATGAGAAGAAAATTTGTCCAGTCTGCAAAAAAGCATCCttacatttaaataattttttatttgagaGCCATGTTAACAGTTGTATAAATGCTCAGCATACTGAAGAGACCAAGCGTAAAAGCACACTTGACGcatatataaagaaaaaaaatcgagAATAA